Proteins encoded in a region of the Bacteroidota bacterium genome:
- the uvrB gene encoding excinuclease ABC subunit UvrB, translated as MAEGNSEKRFTLDSPFTPMGDQPRAIEELTAGLKRGDAYQTLLGATGTGKTFTASHVIQNINRPTLVMSHNKTLAAQLYAEFKSFFPNNAVEFFISYYDYYQPEAYIVHSDTYIEKDMSINEKIDRLRLRATSALVSGRPDVLVVASVSCIYGLGSPKEYKAQIAQVQIGEEIARNDFLKKLTRIFYTRNDIAFDPGVFRVRGDVVEVFPAYLDEIAYRVEFWGDEIEKISSFEPLTGQTIEEMKLLTIYPAKIFVTPEDQLSTAIKSIEEELRWRLAVLRENGSVLEAARLEQRTMFDIEMLREVGYCSGVENYSRHLSGLKPGERPYCLFDYFPDDMLLVIDESHVTVPQVRAMYNGDRARKLNLVEHGFRLPSALDNRPMTFEEYEAKHNQVIFVTATPGDYELEKSSGVFVEQVIRPTGIPDPEVTIRPSKGQVDDLMEEIRLCINRRERTLVTTLTKRMAEDLADYLESFGIQVRYLHSDIDALERVEILRDLRLGVFDVLIGVNLLREGLDLPEVSLVAIIDADKEGFLRSDRSLIQTAGRAARNANGRIIMYADRITGSMQRMMDETERRRAIQLAYNEEHGITPKTVTKSKDDIMQGTLIAQERSEEGGHQSYRYGDQNKPSIAADPVVKYLTKEQKQDLVKQMKKEMLEAAENLQFERAAELRDSVDQLEADIKSKG; from the coding sequence ATGGCTGAAGGAAACTCGGAAAAACGTTTTACACTGGATTCGCCATTCACGCCCATGGGAGATCAGCCCCGCGCTATTGAAGAGCTCACGGCTGGGCTAAAACGGGGAGATGCATACCAGACATTGCTGGGGGCAACAGGGACAGGTAAAACATTTACTGCGAGCCATGTGATTCAGAACATCAACCGGCCAACATTGGTGATGAGTCACAACAAAACGTTGGCAGCACAGCTCTACGCTGAGTTCAAGTCATTTTTTCCGAATAATGCTGTAGAGTTCTTCATTTCCTACTACGATTATTACCAGCCGGAAGCGTACATCGTTCATTCGGATACGTACATCGAGAAGGACATGTCGATCAACGAGAAAATTGATCGCTTGCGGTTGCGTGCTACAAGTGCGCTGGTTTCTGGCCGGCCGGATGTGCTTGTTGTGGCCAGCGTTTCCTGCATCTATGGCCTTGGGTCGCCGAAAGAATACAAAGCGCAGATTGCCCAGGTTCAGATTGGTGAAGAAATTGCCCGAAATGACTTCCTGAAAAAACTTACACGGATTTTCTATACAAGAAATGATATAGCGTTTGATCCGGGGGTATTCAGGGTGCGTGGCGATGTAGTCGAAGTCTTTCCGGCTTACCTCGACGAAATTGCTTACCGGGTTGAGTTTTGGGGGGATGAAATCGAAAAAATTAGCAGCTTTGAGCCCCTCACGGGTCAAACGATCGAAGAAATGAAGCTGCTCACGATTTATCCGGCTAAAATCTTTGTTACCCCGGAAGATCAATTGTCAACAGCCATTAAATCCATCGAAGAAGAACTGCGGTGGCGTTTAGCAGTGCTCCGCGAAAATGGCAGTGTGCTCGAAGCAGCGCGCCTTGAGCAGCGTACAATGTTTGACATCGAGATGCTGCGGGAAGTAGGGTACTGTTCTGGCGTGGAAAACTACTCGCGCCACCTGTCGGGGTTAAAGCCGGGGGAGCGGCCTTATTGCCTGTTCGATTACTTCCCTGACGACATGCTCCTGGTCATTGACGAAAGCCATGTTACGGTGCCGCAAGTGCGTGCGATGTATAATGGAGACCGTGCGCGCAAGCTCAATCTGGTTGAGCATGGTTTCCGCCTGCCGTCAGCGCTTGATAACCGCCCCATGACTTTTGAAGAATATGAGGCCAAGCATAACCAGGTTATCTTTGTTACCGCAACCCCTGGTGATTATGAGCTTGAGAAAAGTAGCGGTGTATTTGTCGAGCAGGTTATCCGCCCAACAGGCATTCCTGATCCGGAAGTGACCATCCGGCCTTCCAAGGGGCAGGTGGATGACCTTATGGAGGAAATCAGACTCTGTATCAATCGCCGTGAGCGCACCCTGGTAACAACCCTTACCAAGCGCATGGCAGAAGATTTGGCAGATTACCTCGAATCGTTTGGGATCCAGGTGCGGTACCTGCATTCAGATATTGATGCGCTTGAGCGTGTGGAAATCTTGCGTGATCTGCGGCTGGGTGTATTTGATGTGTTGATTGGGGTTAACTTATTGCGTGAAGGGCTGGATTTACCAGAAGTGTCGCTTGTTGCAATTATCGATGCGGACAAAGAAGGATTTCTGCGCAGTGATCGCTCCCTGATTCAAACCGCCGGCCGTGCGGCCCGTAATGCGAATGGACGTATCATTATGTATGCCGACCGGATTACCGGGTCGATGCAGCGGATGATGGATGAAACGGAACGCCGGCGCGCCATTCAGCTTGCCTACAACGAAGAACACGGCATTACGCCAAAAACGGTGACCAAGTCGAAAGACGACATTATGCAAGGTACCCTCATTGCACAAGAACGCAGCGAAGAGGGCGGGCATCAGTCGTACCGGTATGGTGACCAGAACAAGCCGTCCATAGCTGCTGATCCGGTCGTGAAATACCTCACGAAGGAGCAGAAACAGGACCTTGTGAAGCAAATGAAAAAAGAAATGCTCGAAGCAGCGGAAAATCTGCAGTTTGAACGCGCAGCCGAATTACGCGACAGTGTAGACCAGCTTGAGGCCGATATCAAGAGCA